One genomic region from Anabaena sp. PCC 7108 encodes:
- a CDS encoding glycosyltransferase family 39 protein, which yields MQEGSFIWSHLEKQHRAVEKWIDWLWLIVLLLAAVVLFSINLGGVPLRDWDEGTVAQVAREIWRAPAGSMRWLYPILGGEPYHHKPPLMHWLIAWAYSLGGVNEWTTRLPGAIITANSVPLMYCIGREIFHQRWAAVYSALVYLTMLPIVRHGRLAMLDGAVVSLLMVMMLCMLRSRRDLRYCLGIGISFGLICLTNGMVGILLGAIAAVFLFWDTPRLLTSYYLWIGIFIGSLPVMGWYFAQLLHYGSYFAQMDSVDQPFNQMSQAAKSLYKAPWYYVLELLKWSWPWLVFLPQTLRLTWENRNLSWAKLIIVWTGVYLLLISLISIKQPWYIIPIYPGLALGFGFQLAETENSRLFSSYPRIWITGFAILAVAASAGSIYFSWDSLGKTDLQMILATVALTMTLAAILAERGDGQFLKILIWGSYISLLLLMKSNYWVWELGAAYPVKPVATMIARANPTVQKIYTSLANYRPSLDFYSDRTITPASNGELQYYWQLNSQPYFLLNASDLSDLNLKSIKVVDQAEGWQLITKDSNRL from the coding sequence ATGCAAGAAGGAAGCTTTATTTGGAGTCATCTAGAAAAACAGCATCGCGCAGTTGAGAAATGGATTGATTGGTTATGGCTAATAGTGTTGCTGTTGGCCGCAGTAGTACTCTTTAGCATCAATCTTGGGGGAGTACCGTTACGAGATTGGGATGAAGGTACCGTAGCACAGGTAGCCAGAGAAATTTGGCGGGCCCCAGCAGGTTCTATGCGCTGGCTTTACCCGATTTTGGGAGGTGAACCATATCATCACAAGCCACCCCTTATGCATTGGCTAATTGCTTGGGCTTACTCCCTAGGTGGTGTAAATGAATGGACTACACGTTTACCTGGTGCAATTATCACCGCAAATTCAGTACCTCTAATGTATTGTATCGGCAGAGAGATATTTCATCAACGTTGGGCTGCTGTTTATAGCGCCTTGGTTTATCTAACAATGCTACCGATAGTACGTCACGGTAGATTGGCAATGTTAGATGGTGCGGTTGTCAGCTTGTTGATGGTAATGATGTTGTGTATGCTGCGATCGCGTCGAGACTTACGTTATTGTCTTGGTATCGGTATCAGTTTTGGGTTAATTTGTCTGACAAATGGCATGGTGGGCATTTTATTAGGTGCTATCGCCGCAGTTTTTCTCTTTTGGGACACCCCAAGATTGCTGACTAGTTACTATTTGTGGATAGGCATTTTCATCGGCAGTTTACCTGTGATGGGGTGGTATTTTGCCCAGCTATTACACTATGGTTCCTATTTTGCCCAAATGGACTCAGTAGATCAACCCTTTAATCAGATGAGTCAAGCAGCTAAAAGTCTGTATAAAGCCCCTTGGTATTATGTCCTAGAACTTCTCAAATGGTCATGGCCTTGGCTGGTATTTTTACCACAAACCTTGCGTTTAACCTGGGAAAATCGCAACCTAAGTTGGGCAAAACTGATCATAGTCTGGACTGGTGTTTACTTGTTACTCATTTCCCTGATTAGCATCAAACAGCCTTGGTACATAATCCCAATTTATCCAGGTTTGGCCTTGGGTTTTGGTTTTCAGTTAGCAGAGACTGAAAATTCCCGTCTATTCTCATCCTATCCCCGCATTTGGATAACTGGTTTTGCCATACTGGCAGTAGCAGCTTCTGCTGGAAGTATTTATTTTAGTTGGGATAGCTTAGGCAAAACCGACTTACAGATGATTTTGGCCACAGTAGCTTTGACTATGACTTTAGCAGCAATTTTAGCAGAACGAGGCGATGGACAATTTCTGAAAATTTTAATTTGGGGAAGTTATATTTCACTCCTGTTGTTAATGAAATCTAACTACTGGGTGTGGGAATTAGGAGCAGCCTATCCAGTTAAACCAGTCGCCACAATGATAGCGCGTGCTAATCCCACAGTTCAGAAAATCTACACATCACTTGCCAATTATCGGCCATCGTTGGATTTTTATAGCGATCGCACTATTACTCCTGCTTCTAATGGTGAACTGCAATATTATTGGCAGCTTAACAGTCAACCCTATTTCCTTTTGAATGCATCTGATTTAAGTGACCTCAACCTCAAATCTATCAAGGTAGTTGATCAAGCTGAAGGTTGGCAATTAATTACCAAAGACAGCAATCGATTGTAA
- a CDS encoding chloride channel protein: protein MTLLPPTQLRKVTELPAFAKPSAHLTHLINRLQPSPETVVLFLAILIGGSTGMGVVTFHYLIQLIQKLMLENFMGQIGVWGAWTLASVPTLGGLIVGLMRWRTQDFGPGLSSLIAVSQGREVKRQLRPVTKMIAAAVSLGSGASLGPEGPSVEIGTNFGVLLSDVLQVSEERQRLLLGAGAAAGLAAGFNAPIAGVFFALEVVMGATSFATSAVSVVLLAAVVAALIAQIGLGAQPAFALPAYQVRSLLELPLYVGLGLGASLVSLTYTELVRLVKAGFAGRVPGFKFLSQIPQPIQPIIGGAILGLVALQYPQILGIGYGTVQAMLQDQEFSLNLLLVLMLLKLLMTAISAGSGFVGGLFAPAMFLGASFGSAYAKFLAFLVPSIGEYMAASPAYAMVGMAAVLASSARAPLTAILMLFELTRDYRIVLPLMAAVGLSVWLVERIKPTFNSNSNLQQIGLSELKDEQVEIVQQISVADAMHSSPKKLPATIGVLEAAMEMIRDRTRSALVIDTAEKLVGILSLEDINRTLSLWQNYQNYPAEIQANFSSQTLIDICTTDILYAWQDEPLSEALDRMALRGLHQLPVVARDNPDCILGLLEKDQIALTCNLAATNKALQRYLPVLPTTDIVIGH, encoded by the coding sequence ATGACTCTCTTGCCTCCCACTCAACTGAGGAAGGTAACTGAATTACCTGCCTTTGCCAAACCTTCCGCCCATTTAACTCACCTCATTAACCGTTTGCAACCATCCCCGGAAACAGTTGTGCTGTTTTTAGCCATACTAATTGGTGGTAGTACTGGTATGGGTGTAGTTACATTTCACTATTTAATCCAGCTGATTCAGAAACTAATGCTGGAAAATTTCATGGGACAAATTGGAGTCTGGGGTGCTTGGACTTTAGCCTCTGTTCCCACCCTAGGGGGACTTATTGTTGGCTTAATGCGCTGGCGGACTCAAGACTTTGGCCCCGGACTTTCATCTCTAATTGCCGTCTCTCAAGGTAGAGAAGTTAAGAGACAACTACGACCAGTAACTAAAATGATCGCCGCAGCTGTGTCTTTAGGTAGTGGTGCATCTTTAGGTCCAGAGGGTCCGAGTGTAGAAATTGGGACTAATTTTGGAGTTTTGTTGTCTGATGTACTACAAGTTTCTGAAGAAAGACAGCGCTTGCTTTTGGGTGCTGGTGCCGCAGCTGGTTTAGCTGCCGGATTTAATGCTCCCATCGCTGGAGTATTTTTTGCCCTAGAGGTAGTAATGGGGGCTACATCTTTTGCTACTTCTGCTGTAAGCGTAGTATTACTTGCTGCGGTGGTGGCAGCCTTAATTGCTCAAATTGGTTTGGGGGCGCAACCTGCTTTTGCCTTACCTGCTTACCAAGTCCGCAGTCTCTTAGAATTGCCGCTTTATGTTGGCTTAGGTTTAGGTGCAAGTCTAGTTTCTCTTACTTATACAGAATTAGTACGTTTGGTTAAAGCTGGCTTTGCGGGAAGAGTTCCAGGGTTTAAGTTTCTGTCTCAAATTCCTCAGCCTATTCAGCCAATTATCGGTGGCGCAATACTTGGGTTAGTGGCTTTGCAGTACCCACAAATTTTGGGTATTGGTTATGGAACTGTGCAAGCAATGCTGCAAGATCAGGAGTTTTCCCTTAACTTGTTACTCGTGTTAATGCTATTAAAATTGCTGATGACGGCAATTAGTGCTGGTAGCGGTTTTGTGGGTGGGTTGTTTGCACCGGCAATGTTTTTAGGTGCTTCTTTTGGGTCAGCTTATGCTAAATTTTTGGCTTTTTTAGTGCCAAGTATTGGTGAATATATGGCTGCTTCCCCAGCTTATGCAATGGTGGGGATGGCTGCTGTTTTAGCCAGTAGTGCCAGAGCGCCCTTAACCGCTATTTTAATGTTGTTTGAGTTAACCCGTGACTACCGCATTGTTTTACCTTTGATGGCAGCGGTGGGTTTAAGTGTATGGTTGGTGGAACGCATCAAACCAACTTTTAACTCTAATTCCAATCTTCAACAGATCGGTCTTTCAGAATTAAAGGATGAACAGGTGGAAATTGTGCAGCAAATTTCAGTAGCAGATGCTATGCACTCCAGCCCAAAAAAGCTGCCTGCCACTATTGGGGTTTTAGAAGCTGCGATGGAAATGATCCGCGATCGCACACGCAGTGCTTTAGTAATTGATACCGCAGAAAAATTAGTTGGTATCTTGTCTTTGGAAGATATTAACCGTACTCTTTCTCTTTGGCAAAATTACCAAAATTACCCTGCTGAAATCCAGGCTAATTTTTCTTCTCAAACTCTTATAGACATCTGTACAACTGACATTCTCTATGCTTGGCAAGATGAACCTTTATCTGAAGCTTTAGACCGTATGGCGCTGCGGGGTTTGCATCAGTTACCTGTTGTAGCACGAGACAACCCCGATTGCATTTTAGGATTACTAGAAAAAGATCAAATTGCTTTAACTTGTAATTTGGCAGCTACGAACAAGGCACTACAGCGCTATTTGCCAGTTCTGCCCACCACAGATATAGTTATTGGTCACTAG
- a CDS encoding AbrB family transcriptional regulator yields the protein MPKQKKIDPLVGEELLRKVKELESESKEDKAKQCGYYTVTKNGIERVNMMKFLNALIDAEGIQLDSTPSANGRGGRSASYRISVQSNNNLLIGSAYTKQMNLQPGDEFIITLGKKHIRLRQVDPEDKEDAEVEATDE from the coding sequence ATGCCTAAACAGAAAAAAATTGACCCCCTAGTCGGCGAAGAACTGCTCAGAAAAGTTAAGGAGCTAGAGAGCGAAAGCAAGGAAGACAAAGCTAAACAGTGTGGCTACTATACTGTTACCAAAAATGGTATAGAGCGCGTCAATATGATGAAATTCTTAAATGCCCTAATTGATGCAGAGGGCATTCAGTTGGATAGTACACCTAGTGCCAATGGTCGTGGTGGACGCAGTGCCAGCTATAGAATTAGCGTGCAATCTAACAACAACTTACTGATAGGTTCAGCTTATACAAAACAGATGAATCTTCAACCTGGAGATGAATTTATCATCACTTTAGGGAAGAAGCACATTCGACTCCGGCAAGTAGACCCTGAAGACAAGGAAGATGCTGAAGTAGAAGCAACAGATGAATAA